A region of Desulfovibrio sp. TomC DNA encodes the following proteins:
- a CDS encoding CreA family protein, which produces MRHILCCLFAAAVLWAAACPALAEELDCVTTEWKLVGANHKVCVNAFDDPDVPCITCYMSQARTGGISGAVGLAEDPSEFSLDCRQTCPITLPEKFPKKKKVFSEGTSIMFKDTEVNRLYDAKRKAIVYLAISRRIVSGSPKNSISTVIVP; this is translated from the coding sequence ATGCGCCACATCCTCTGTTGCCTGTTTGCCGCCGCTGTCCTGTGGGCCGCCGCTTGCCCGGCTCTGGCCGAAGAACTCGACTGCGTCACTACCGAATGGAAGCTCGTCGGAGCCAACCACAAAGTCTGCGTCAACGCCTTTGACGATCCCGACGTGCCCTGCATCACCTGCTACATGAGCCAGGCCCGCACCGGCGGCATCTCCGGCGCTGTCGGACTGGCCGAAGACCCCTCGGAATTCTCGCTCGACTGCCGCCAGACCTGCCCGATCACCCTGCCGGAAAAATTTCCCAAGAAAAAGAAAGTCTTTTCCGAAGGCACGTCCATCATGTTCAAAGACACCGAGGTCAACCGGCTCTACGACGCCAAGCGCAAGGCCATTGTCTATCTGGCCATCAGCCGGCGCATCGTCTCCGGTTCGCCCAAAAACTCCATCTCGACCGTCATCGTGCCTTAA
- a CDS encoding putative 2-aminoethylphosphonate ABC transporter permease subunit, which yields MTRHAVLSVPDQSDWREPFFSERRIRTLLLLGVVLWLGLAVVLPLGQLLAKSLYDGNDAFVGLANFRAYFANPALSRSLANSLRVALATTALAVPLGFAFAYGLTRTAMPGKGFFRGLAMAPLFAPTLLYGITLIYLFGRKGLVTTGFFGFFSRVLGVDAGCDIGLYGPVGIVISETIFTFPQAMLILSIALRTTDARLYEAARSLGASPARIFFTVTLPGVKYGLLSAVFVCFILSFTDFGAPKVVGGPYNVLATDIYKHVIGQQNFAMGATVGVVLLFPTLLAFFLDRLAQRRQASLIVARAVPLPPCQTIWVNRLYFVFCSCIAFLLITFLATALFASLVRVWPYDLSLSLRHFRFGDMGGGGYAALGNSMAMAVLSAVIGTAATFGSAYLVEKTQGASALRQTAYFLAMVPLALPGLVIGLAYIFFFNAPGWRLAGVDLPNPVHWLYGTMGILVLANVVHFYSVCFLTATTALKQLDKEFEAVSESMAVPFYKTFWRVTVPVCLPAVLEIAQFLFVNAMATVSAVIFLYSADIPLASVAVANMDDAGDTAPAAAMSVCIVAVSILARLLSGALAARLSRRSQRWLAP from the coding sequence ATGACCCGCCACGCCGTCCTGAGCGTCCCGGACCAGTCCGACTGGCGGGAACCGTTTTTCTCCGAACGCCGGATCCGGACGCTCCTGCTCCTGGGGGTGGTGTTGTGGCTGGGACTGGCAGTGGTGCTGCCCCTTGGCCAACTCCTGGCCAAAAGCCTGTACGACGGCAACGACGCCTTTGTCGGACTGGCCAATTTCCGGGCCTATTTCGCCAACCCGGCCCTGTCCCGGTCCTTGGCCAACAGCCTTCGCGTGGCCCTGGCGACCACGGCCCTGGCCGTGCCCCTGGGCTTTGCCTTTGCCTACGGCCTGACCCGCACGGCCATGCCGGGCAAGGGATTTTTCCGGGGGCTGGCCATGGCCCCGCTTTTTGCCCCCACCCTCCTCTACGGCATCACGCTGATCTATCTGTTCGGGCGAAAAGGCCTTGTGACCACGGGCTTTTTCGGTTTTTTCAGCCGGGTCCTCGGCGTTGACGCCGGCTGCGACATCGGCCTGTACGGCCCGGTCGGCATCGTCATCTCCGAGACGATCTTCACCTTTCCCCAGGCCATGCTCATCCTGTCCATTGCCCTTCGCACCACCGACGCAAGGCTTTACGAGGCAGCCCGGTCCCTTGGGGCCTCGCCGGCCCGCATCTTTTTCACGGTGACCCTGCCCGGCGTCAAATACGGCCTGCTCTCGGCGGTTTTTGTCTGTTTCATTCTGTCGTTTACCGATTTCGGCGCGCCCAAGGTGGTGGGCGGGCCCTACAACGTGCTGGCCACCGACATCTACAAGCATGTGATTGGCCAGCAGAATTTCGCCATGGGAGCAACCGTCGGCGTGGTGCTGCTCTTCCCCACGCTCCTGGCCTTTTTCCTCGACCGGCTGGCCCAGCGCCGCCAGGCCTCGCTTATCGTGGCCCGGGCCGTGCCCCTGCCGCCGTGCCAAACGATCTGGGTCAACCGTCTGTATTTCGTTTTTTGCAGTTGTATTGCCTTCTTATTAATCACATTCCTGGCCACAGCCCTGTTTGCTTCCCTGGTTCGCGTCTGGCCCTATGACCTGTCCCTGTCGCTGCGCCACTTTCGCTTCGGCGACATGGGCGGCGGCGGCTACGCCGCCCTTGGCAACAGCATGGCCATGGCCGTTCTCTCGGCCGTCATCGGCACGGCCGCCACCTTCGGCTCGGCCTATCTCGTGGAAAAAACCCAGGGGGCCTCGGCCCTGCGCCAGACGGCCTATTTCCTGGCCATGGTCCCGCTGGCCCTGCCGGGCCTGGTCATCGGCCTGGCCTACATCTTTTTTTTCAACGCCCCGGGCTGGCGCCTGGCCGGCGTCGATCTGCCAAACCCGGTGCATTGGCTCTACGGCACCATGGGCATCCTGGTGCTTGCCAATGTCGTGCATTTTTATTCGGTGTGTTTTCTGACCGCCACCACAGCGCTCAAGCAGCTCGACAAGGAATTTGAAGCGGTCTCGGAGTCCATGGCCGTGCCCTTCTACAAGACCTTCTGGCGGGTCACTGTGCCGGTATGCCTGCCGGCCGTCCTGGAAATCGCCCAATTTCTCTTTGTCAACGCCATGGCCACGGTCTCGGCCGTGATCTTTCTCTACAGCGCCGACATCCCGTTGGCCTCGGTGGCCGTGGCCAACATGGACGACGCCGGCGACACCGCCCCGGCCGCAGCCATGTCGGTGTGCATCGTGGCGGTCAGCATTCTGGCCCGCCTGCTCTCAGGCGCACTCGCCGCCCGCCTGTCCCGGCGCAGCCAACGCTGGCTGGCCCCCTGA